ACGGTCGGCCTGGGTATTGTTGCGCGATTTGGACGCACGACGCGGGCGATTGCCCGGTCCGTCTTCTTCATGCAACAGCCCCTCGGGCGGATTAACCACCAGCTTGCGTTCGGACAAAATCACATCGGGAACAACCGCGCGGGTAAACGGCAACACGACGACTTTTCCACGGCTTTCTTCCAGGGCGATTTCGATAACATCGCCCGCCCCAAAATCAGCCACGCCGCGGACGGTCCCAAAAACGGATCCATCAACATGGATCGCTTTAAGGCCGACCAGATCGGCAAGATAGAATTCGTCTTCGGTATCCGTGTCCGGCAGGGCCGTCCGTGGAATGTGAAGCCGGGTTCCGCGCAGTCGCTCGGCACCGTCACGATCGTTCACGCCTTCGATCTTTGCGATCAACTGGTCACGAACATGGCCAACGGGCGACAGTTTGAATTTCTGTTTCCCTTTGGCATCGAATAACGGGCCATAGCCAACCAGA
The window above is part of the Thalassospira marina genome. Proteins encoded here:
- the rimM gene encoding ribosome maturation factor RimM (Essential for efficient processing of 16S rRNA), with translation MAENRKSKNDVDFVCIGMITAPHGVRGAVRVKSYTVDPDNLVGYGPLFDAKGKQKFKLSPVGHVRDQLIAKIEGVNDRDGAERLRGTRLHIPRTALPDTDTEDEFYLADLVGLKAIHVDGSVFGTVRGVADFGAGDVIEIALEESRGKVVVLPFTRAVVPDVILSERKLVVNPPEGLLHEEDGPGNRPRRASKSRNNTQADRDSEAVTADAAGAETATGSGKEA